A segment of the Bos javanicus breed banteng chromosome 22, ARS-OSU_banteng_1.0, whole genome shotgun sequence genome:
CCTCGGGAGGAGCAGACCAAAGAGGGTGAGTAAAGAATAGGCCTTTTGGATGCTAGAGTGCTTTGGTTGGTGGGAGAGTGGTGGTGGGCGCTGTGGGGGTATAGCCCTTGTCTAGAGCAGTTCCATTAGGGCTGGTGTCTGGTACCTGCTGATCCTCACCAGAAGCTCACCGAGACCCTCACAATCTTTTGGTCACTCCCTGTATAGACTTAGGGCTCGATTGGAGGCAGAGTGCTGATGAGGTGATTGTCAAGCTGCGCGTGGGAACCGGTCCCCTGCGGCTGGAGGAAGTTGACGCTGCTTTCACAGACACGGACTGTGTGCTGCGGCTCCCAGGTACGTCCCTCTGCTCCGAGGCCAGCAGTGTATGTGAGCCCCTTGATATCCCCTGCCCCAGCTGACTCCTCCACTCTGTTGCCAGATGGTCGGCAGTGGGGTGGTGTTTTCTATGCCGAGATAGAGAGTTCTTGCACCAAAGTGCAGGCTCGCAAAGGTGGCCTCCTGCAGCTGTCACTGCCCAAGAAGGTGCCTCTGCTTACGTGGCCCTCTCTGCTGGTAAGTCCCAGagtggtgggaggggagaggcagggatCCCCAGTGTAGTTGACAGAGCCTGACTGCTGTATCTCTGGCAGAAGAAACCTCTAGGGACCCAGGAGTTGGTGCCAGGGTTGCGGTGCCAGGAGAATGGGCAGGAGCCATCTCCCGTTGCCCTGGAGCCAGGCCCTGAGCCCCGGCGGGCTAAGCAGGAAGCCCGCAACCAGAAGCGGGCCCAGGGCCGTGGTGAGGTAGGCGCTGGGGCTGGTCCTGGGGCCCAGGCAGGGCCCAGCGCCAAGAGGGCCGTGCATCTCCGCAGAGGGCCAGAGGGGGAAGGGCCCAGAGATGGCCCTGGGCCTCGGGGTGATGCCCCCCAATTCCTGGCTGAGCCGGCCACCCAGGTGAGAGTGGGGTGCCTGCTTGGGGATTGGGAGGTGAGGGGGGAAGGGTGTGGACTCCAGTGGAGAGGGAGCCGCCCGCCAGACCCAAGGCTGATCTTGCCCATGATCTCGCCATGAATAGGCTGAGGCTGAGGAACAGCTCCGTGTACCACCACTGACCCCCCAGACCTGCCTCCTGGGCTCAGAGGAGAATCTAGCACTTTTGACAGGAAAGAAGGCAGCAGCCCCCAGGAGCGACCCAGTGTCCCCTACCGTGGCTCGGAGCAGAGACCCTGAGAAGGACGATTGTTCCAAGGAGGAGATGGCAGTGGCCACAGATGCTGCAGCCTTGGTGGATGGTAAAGGTGGGGCTGGGGTTGGGCAGGCCGAGCTCGAGCTGCAAggtgggtgggtgagtgggtgggCAGGGAGTAGAATAGGAACAGGCTGGAACTTGTCCTGGGTGGCATTGAGCTGTGGTCTCAATATAGAGCCCGAGTCCACGGTGAACCTGGCATTTGTCAAGAATGATTCGTACGAGAAGGGGCCGGACTCAGTGGTGGTGCACGTGTATGTGAAGGAAATCCGCAGGGACACCTCTCGAGTGCTCTTCCGTGAGCAGGACTTCACGCTTATCTTCCAGAccaggtgggtgggtgggcagaCCTGGGGCAGACAGTGTGCTTCAGGCAGGGCAGTGTGTCTCAcgctccttctcctgccctgcccctgcAGGGACGGAAACTTCCTGAGACTGCATCCGGGCTGTGGACCCCACACCATCTTCCGTTGGCAGGTGAAGCTCAGGTGGGTGGTGCCCAGCCCCGCCCCTCTGCCTGTCCTGCTGCCCTGCAGTTCATGTCCCTGGGCCGTCTGGCCACCAGAGGCCCTGAGTGCAGCCTTCCCCTGCAGGAACCTGATCGAGCCCGAGCAGTGCACCTTCTGCTTCACGGCCTCGCGCATCGACATCTGCCTCCGCAAGCGGCAGAGCCAGCGCTGGGGGGGCCTGGAGGCCCCGGCTGCACGAGGTCTGCCCACGAGCTCCTTTCGTTGCCTGGTCCTTGGGACTcggacccccaccccctgccacatGCTGCTAACCACCAGCCCCCCATTCCCCCTTTTTAAGGTGCAGTGGGTGGTGCAAAGGTCGCCGTGCCGACAGGTCCATCCCCCCTGGATTCAGCCCCACCGGGAGGTACACCCCATCCCTTGACAGGCCAGGAGGAAGCCCGGGCCGTGGAGAAGGAGAAACCCAAGGCTCGATCTGAGGACACAGGCCTCGATGGGGTGGCCACCCGCACCCCCGTGGAGCATGTAGCCCCAAAGTCAGAGCCACACCTGGCGTCGGTGAGAATCTCGGGGTGCAGAGGGCCAGGGCTGGAGGCTGGAGAGCTCAGGGCTGCTCTCTCATGCTTCTCTTGCTCCCACAGCCCAAGCCCACATGTATGGTGCCTCCAATGCCCCACAGCCCGGTGAGTGGAGACAGcgtggaggaagaagaggaggaagagaagaaggtgTGTCTGCCAGGCTTCACCGGCCTCGTCAACTTAGGCAACACCTGCTTCATGAACAGCGTCATTCAGTCTCTGTCCAACACGCGGGAGCTGCGGGACTTCTTCCATGGTGAGAGCAGCACCTggagcccagggacgggggacacCTGCCCCCGCTCACAtctctgctgggctgctgtccctAGACCGCTCCTTCGAGGCTGAGATCAACTACAACAACCCGCTGGGGACTGGTGGGCGTCTGGCCATCGGCTTTGCTGTGCTGCTCCGGGCGCTGTGGAAGGGCACCCACCATGCCTTCCAGCCCTCCAAGTTGAAGGTGATCTGTGGCCACtcctggagagggtggggagggccaGCCAGCCGGTGCTGGGGCTCTGGGCTCACACCTTGCCCATGTATCCAGGCCATCGTGGCGAGCAAGGCCAGCCAGTTCACAGGCTACGCCCAGCACGATGCCCAGGAGTTCATGGCTTTCCTGCTGGATGGGCTGCACGAGGACTTGAACCGCATTCAGAATAAGCCCTACACGGAGACTGTGGACTCAGATGGGCGGCCTGATGAGGTCAGAGTTGGGGGCAGCGGTGCGCCTGTGTCCCTCCCGTCCCGGCCCCCGGATCTCCTCGGCCCTCACCACTCTGCTTCTCAGGTGGTGGCTGAGGAAGCCTGGCAGCGGCACAAGATGAGGAACGACTCTTTCATCGTGGACCTGTTTCAGGGCCAGTACAAGTCGAAGCTGGTGTGCCCCGTGTGTGCAAAGGTGTGACGGGCTCCCTAGAAAAAAAGGCACCCCCTCGCTTGTCCTGGTTAGCCTACTCAGAATGGGCTCAGAGGCGCGGGTACCTTTAGGTGCTGCAGAGCACAGTTTGGGCAGAGAAGCTCGGGCGAGGCCTGAGGCCCTGTGGGCTGCAGAGGTCAGGCTGCAAGGGCTTCCTGACTGAGGGGAAAGCGCTCTTTGGGTGACTTGAGATGGAGTGGGGTATGGGAAAAATTGGAAAGGCACATGGGAGGGGCCTGGCGGAGCAGGCTTCCAGTGTCAGAAACAGGGATCCTTCTCTCGTACCGGTTCTCCTGGTCTGTCCAACATACTCAGCCTGAGGCTGGGCGGTGAGGCCCGAGAGCCATCCCCGGGCTTGGATCGGGCGCTCTGGGCACCAGCAGCCTGCCCCTCCACTCCCTGTGCGGCCACCCAGTGGCACCTGTGCATTTGCAGGTCTCCATCACTTTTGACCCGTTCCTGTACCTGCCAGTGCCCTTGCCCCAGAAGCAAAAGGTTCTCCCTGTCTTCTATTTCGCCCGGGAGCCCCACAGCAAGCCCATCAAGGTGAGAACTTGGCCTGTACTTCCGGGCTATGGCCTTAGACCCTGGCCTCCCTCCCCGACGGACACTCTCCTCTTGTCACCACAGTTTCTGGTGAGCGTCAGCAAAGAGAACTCCAGTGCGAGCGAAGTGTTGGACTCCCTATCTCAGAGTGTCCATGTGAAGCCTGAGAACCTGCGTCTGGCTGAGGTGTGTCTGTCCTTCCCTGCCCCTTCTGCACAGGGATGTGTGTCTGTGTTCGCAGCACACAGATAACGTGTGTGCAGTTGTTAGCATCTGTATGTGTCCACGCAGATGTGCATGTGACTGCACAGACAGGTGGGATGCTGCCAGATGAGGCGTGGTTGAAACCAGGCACTTGGGCGATGCACATGAGGTTCCCTCAGTTCCCTGCCATCATCTGAATATATTCCCCCTCTTGGTGGTGGCCCCCAGCTGCTCTTCTTTAGATAAGGACCTTGGGCCACAGGACTAGCCGTCCACCAGCTCTGGTTCTTCTGCATTGTGCTTCTCCCTCCTGTTTTCCCCGATCTGTGTGCTGCTGCCTGGCAGTGTCCTGTTCCTCACCGGGGTAGAGGTTGGGGCACACTTCTTGGAAGGTGGCCCCTTCAGAGTAACCACGTTGCAGTCTCCACAGGGCCCACTGGGGTGACAGCAGGGTTGAGGCCCTTGGTGTGGAGAGCTGGTACGGTTCATAGCTGTCCCAATCCTGATCTTACATCCTCTGTATGCACCAGGCTCCTTACTCTATTGGGCACTGAGGCTGCTGCCAGTGGAGGCGTATATTTCTTACCCCTGACAAGTCCCCAGTGATCCAAGATCAAGGCCAGATCTTGTGGTTTGGAGCAGGGCTAGGGGAAGTGCTCGTCCTCACATCGGATCTGTGTGTTCTCTATCCCCAGGTGATTAAGAATCGCTTCCACCGTGTGTTCCTGCCCTCCCACTCACTGGACACCGTGTCCCCGTCCGACACACTCCTCTGCTTCGAGTTGCTGTCCCCAGAGTTGGCCAAGGAGCGGGTGGTGGTGCTAGAGGTACAACAGGTGAGTAGGGGCCACCCCGCTGACCCAGGGTCCTGGGGGGGGCGGGGATGGCCTGCCTGCCCCGCCTGCCCTCGCTGAGCCAGGCCACCCACCCCAGCGCCCCCAGGTGCCCAGCATCCCCATCTCCAAGTGTGCAGCCTGCCAGCGGAAGCAGCAGTCAGAGGACGAGAAGCTGAAGCGCTGTACCCGGTGCTACCGCGTGGGCTACTGCAACCAGTGAGGACTCCCGTGTTGCCCCGTCCCTGCTCCTGCTTCCACCTGCCACCTTACCTCTTCATGTAAAGCCTGGGTGTCTTAAGTCCTCTACCTGTCCCCATCTGCTGCCACTCTCCCAGACCCCTGGGGAAGCTGGGCTGGCCCTGGTGCAGAGGTAGGGCTGAAGCCCCCTTCTTCCCTCCACTTTCCTTCCAGGCTCTGTCAGAAAACCCACTGGCCTGACCACAAGGGCCTCTGCCGCCCCGAGAACATTGGCTACCCCTTCCTGGTCAGTGTCCCCGCCTCGCGCCTCACCTACGCCCGTCTCGCTCAGCTGCTAGAGGGCTATGCCCGGTAAGTGCCCAGGACCTGGGTTAAGGCGGGGTGGAAGGCAGAGGCGCCAGCCATGCTGGTCTGGATTCTTACTGGCTTTTGCGGCCCGTCGCCAGGTACTCTGTGAGTGTGTTCCAGCCGCCCTTCCAGCCCGGCCGCATGGCCTTGGAGTCCCAGGGCCCTGGCTGCACCACGCTACTCTCCACTAGCTCCCTGGAGGCCGGGGACAGTGACAGGGACCCCATTCAGCCACCAGAGCTCCAGTTGGTGACCCCTGTGGCTGAGGGGGACACTGGGGCCTCCCGGGCATGGGCATCCCCTGATCGGGGCCCTGTGCCCAGCACCAGCGGCATTTCTTCTGAGATGGTGGCCAGTGGGCCTGTTGAAGTTGGCGCCTTGACTGTTGGTGAGAGGGTGTCCCGGCCTGAAGGTAAAAGTCTGCTGAAAGGCTCTGGGGTAGGGAAGGTAGGGGAGAGCTGGGTCAGGCCCTGGTAGACAGGAGAGCTCCGATTATTGTGTCCTTTCTCAGCTGCTGTGCCCGGGTACCAACACCCAAGTGAAGCCCTGAGTGCCCACACTCCACAGTTCTTCATCTACAGAATTGATGCGTCCAACCGAGAGCAGCGGCTAGAGGACAAAGGTTGAGGCCGGCAGGCGGGGGAGCCCTGGTGTGGGTTGGGCCGGCAGCTCCCCACAGCAGTGTGACTCCCCTCCTGCCCGTTTCCAGGAGACGTCCCACTGGACCTGGGAGACGACTGCAGCCTGGCCCTGGTCTGGCGCAACAATGAGCGCCTGCAGGAGTTTGTGCTGGTGGCCTCCAAGGAGCTGGAGTGCGCCGAGGACCCTGGGTCTGCCGGCGAGGCTGCCCGTGCCGGCCACTTCACGCTGGACCAGTGCCTCAACCTCTTCACACGGCCGGAGGTGTTGGCACCCGAGGAGGCTTGGTGAGGCCAGGGTGGCCGGCAGGTGGGGGGCGAGGGCGCCAGGCGCTCTGCCACCCCTGACCGTGCCCCATCCCCGCTCAGGTACTGCCCGCAGTGCAAACAGCACCGCGAGGCCTCCAAGCAGCTGCTGCTGTGGCGCCTGCCCAATGTGCTCATCGTGCAGCTCAAGCGCTTCTCCTTCCGCAGCTTCATCTGGCGTGACAAGATCAACGACCTGGTGGAGTTTCCCGTCCGGTGAGCCAGGGCCCTGCTGCCTGCAGTCAGGGCTGGTGGTGGCGGCGGGGAGGGACACTTGCTGACTGGCTGACCACTCTCGGGCCGGCCCCGCAGGAACCTGGACCTGGGCAAGTTCTGTATCGGTCAGAAAGAGGAGCAGCTGCCCAGCTACGACCTGTACGCCGTCATCAACCACTACGGGGGCATGATTGGCGGCCACTACACCGCCTGTGCACGCCTGCCCAATGACCGCAGCAGCCAGCGCAGCGACGTGGGTGAGGGCACACGCGCCGACAGGACGGACGGGAGGGGCGGTGGCGCAGGCCCTGTTCACACTCTCCCCGCCTTGCCGTAGGCTGGCGCCTGTTCGACGACAGCACGGTGACAACGGTAGACGAGAGCCAGGTGGTGACGCGTTATGCCTATGTCCTCTTCTACCGCCGGCGGAACTCTCCCGTGGAGAGGCCCCCCCGGGCAGGTCACTCTGAGCACCACCCTGACCTGGGCCCTGCAGCTGAGTCAGCTGCCAGCCAGGTGAGGCACGGGGAGGCTTCACAGGCTAGGGGGGCCCAACTCTCAGATGTTGGGGGGCGGCGCATAGAGCACAGCTTCTTCTCCTTCAGCCCCTAAAGCCCTGGCTTTTTAAGCCACAGATGGGGTTCCCTCACATTGCAGCCTTAGCCAGAGCCATTACCGGCTGTAGGGACACTCACAGAGGCACATACACACCAACACGTGGCCAGGGGCGTGTGCATCAAATACAGGCCAGGAGCTGCTACAGACTTGACCGGGCTGTGAATGGACTGTACCCAGCACTCCCAGCTTTCCCTGTGCTGCTCCCCACACGCTGGCCCACAGACCCTCCCTTATGACTGTCCCCGAGTTCTGACATGCACTCAGGCCAGGGCTGCGCCAGCAGTCCATAGCCTTGTGTGGCCGTCCCCCTCTCTGAGGTGGGCATCTGTTCCTGCTGGGCCTTCAGGATCTTCTGTCTCTTGCTGACGTGGGTCCCAGGCCTGGTTGGTGGGCACAGCCCCAACTCTTTCCTGGACTAGTCTCCTCCTGGCGCTGCTCTCCCTTCAGCCCTCTATGCGCAGACTCTGAGACTGTGATCAGGATCTGCACATAGGTGGGAGGGAGCCAGGAGATGACTCTGGGCTTGGCAGTTATGTCCTCCAtgagccagtctcctctgtgggGAGCCTGGGCTAAAACACTGACCGGCTAGCCCCCAACACTAACTGCACCCCAACGGGAAGCTGCATGTCCACTGGGGGGTGTCCTGAGGCCACAGT
Coding sequences within it:
- the USP19 gene encoding ubiquitin carboxyl-terminal hydrolase 19 isoform X13, whose amino-acid sequence is MSGGASATGPRRGPPGLEEATSKKKQKDRANQESKDGDPRRGSAFTPREEQTKEDLGLDWRQSADEVIVKLRVGTGPLRLEEVDAAFTDTDCVLRLPDGRQWGGVFYAEIESSCTKVQARKGGLLQLSLPKKVPLLTWPSLLKKPLGTQELVPGLRCQENGQEPSPVALEPGPEPRRAKQEARNQKRAQGRGEVGAGAGPGAQAGPSAKRAVHLRRGPEGEGPRDGPGPRGDAPQFLAEPATQAEAEEQLRVPPLTPQTCLLGSEENLALLTGKKAAAPRSDPVSPTVARSRDPEKDDCSKEEMAVATDAAALVDEPESTVNLAFVKNDSYEKGPDSVVVHVYVKEIRRDTSRVLFREQDFTLIFQTRDGNFLRLHPGCGPHTIFRWQVKLRNLIEPEQCTFCFTASRIDICLRKRQSQRWGGLEAPAARVGGAKVAVPTGPSPLDSAPPGGTPHPLTGQEEARAVEKEKPKARSEDTGLDGVATRTPVEHVAPKSEPHLASPKPTCMVPPMPHSPVSGDSVEEEEEEEKKVCLPGFTGLVNLGNTCFMNSVIQSLSNTRELRDFFHDRSFEAEINYNNPLGTGGRLAIGFAVLLRALWKGTHHAFQPSKLKAIVASKASQFTGYAQHDAQEFMAFLLDGLHEDLNRIQNKPYTETVDSDGRPDEVVAEEAWQRHKMRNDSFIVDLFQGQYKSKLVCPVCAKVSITFDPFLYLPVPLPQKQKVLPVFYFAREPHSKPIKFLVSVSKENSSASEVLDSLSQSVHVKPENLRLAEVIKNRFHRVFLPSHSLDTVSPSDTLLCFELLSPELAKERVVVLEVQQRPQVPSIPISKCAACQRKQQSEDEKLKRCTRCYRVGYCNQLCQKTHWPDHKGLCRPENIGYPFLVSVPASRLTYARLAQLLEGYARYSVSVFQPPFQPGRMALESQGPGCTTLLSTSSLEAGDSDRDPIQPPELQLVTPVAEGDTGASRAWASPDRGPVPSTSGISSEMVASGPVEVGALTVGERVSRPEAAVPGYQHPSEALSAHTPQFFIYRIDASNREQRLEDKGDVPLDLGDDCSLALVWRNNERLQEFVLVASKELECAEDPGSAGEAARAGHFTLDQCLNLFTRPEVLAPEEAWYCPQCKQHREASKQLLLWRLPNVLIVQLKRFSFRSFIWRDKINDLVEFPVRNLDLGKFCIGQKEEQLPSYDLYAVINHYGGMIGGHYTACARLPNDRSSQRSDVGWRLFDDSTVTTVDESQVVTRYAYVLFYRRRNSPVERPPRAGHSEHHPDLGPAAESAASQGLGPGQAPEVAPTRTAPERFAPPVDRPAPTYSNMEEVD
- the USP19 gene encoding ubiquitin carboxyl-terminal hydrolase 19 isoform X11 codes for the protein MSGGASATGPRRGPPGLEEATSKKKQKDRANQESKDGDPRRGSAFTPREEQTKEDLGLDWRQSADEVIVKLRVGTGPLRLEEVDAAFTDTDCVLRLPDGRQWGGVFYAEIESSCTKVQARKGGLLQLSLPKKVPLLTWPSLLKKPLGTQELVPGLRCQENGQEPSPVALEPGPEPRRAKQEARNQKRAQGRGEVGAGAGPGAQAGPSAKRAVHLRRGPEGEGPRDGPGPRGDAPQFLAEPATQAEAEEQLRVPPLTPQTCLLGSEENLALLTGKKAAAPRSDPVSPTVARSRDPEKDDCSKEEMAVATDAAALVDGKEPESTVNLAFVKNDSYEKGPDSVVVHVYVKEIRRDTSRVLFREQDFTLIFQTRDGNFLRLHPGCGPHTIFRWQVKLRNLIEPEQCTFCFTASRIDICLRKRQSQRWGGLEAPAARVGGAKVAVPTGPSPLDSAPPGGTPHPLTGQEEARAVEKEKPKARSEDTGLDGVATRTPVEHVAPKSEPHLASPKPTCMVPPMPHSPVSGDSVEEEEEEEKKVCLPGFTGLVNLGNTCFMNSVIQSLSNTRELRDFFHDRSFEAEINYNNPLGTGGRLAIGFAVLLRALWKGTHHAFQPSKLKAIVASKASQFTGYAQHDAQEFMAFLLDGLHEDLNRIQNKPYTETVDSDGRPDEVVAEEAWQRHKMRNDSFIVDLFQGQYKSKLVCPVCAKVSITFDPFLYLPVPLPQKQKVLPVFYFAREPHSKPIKFLVSVSKENSSASEVLDSLSQSVHVKPENLRLAEVIKNRFHRVFLPSHSLDTVSPSDTLLCFELLSPELAKERVVVLEVQQRPQVPSIPISKCAACQRKQQSEDEKLKRCTRCYRVGYCNQLCQKTHWPDHKGLCRPENIGYPFLVSVPASRLTYARLAQLLEGYARYSVSVFQPPFQPGRMALESQGPGCTTLLSTSSLEAGDSDRDPIQPPELQLVTPVAEGDTGASRAWASPDRGPVPSTSGISSEMVASGPVEVGALTVGERVSRPEAAVPGYQHPSEALSAHTPQFFIYRIDASNREQRLEDKGDVPLDLGDDCSLALVWRNNERLQEFVLVASKELECAEDPGSAGEAARAGHFTLDQCLNLFTRPEVLAPEEAWYCPQCKQHREASKQLLLWRLPNVLIVQLKRFSFRSFIWRDKINDLVEFPVRNLDLGKFCIGQKEEQLPSYDLYAVINHYGGMIGGHYTACARLPNDRSSQRSDVGWRLFDDSTVTTVDESQVVTRYAYVLFYRRRNSPVERPPRAGHSEHHPDLGPAAESAASQGLGPGQAPEVAPTRTAPERFAPPVDRPAPTYSNMEEVD
- the USP19 gene encoding ubiquitin carboxyl-terminal hydrolase 19 isoform X1, yielding MSGGASATGPRRGPPGLEEATSKKKQKDRANQESKDGDPRRGSAFTPREEQTKEDLGLDWRQSADEVIVKLRVGTGPLRLEEVDAAFTDTDCVLRLPDGRQWGGVFYAEIESSCTKVQARKGGLLQLSLPKKVPLLTWPSLLKKPLGTQELVPGLRCQENGQEPSPVALEPGPEPRRAKQEARNQKRAQGRGEVGAGAGPGAQAGPSAKRAVHLRRGPEGEGPRDGPGPRGDAPQFLAEPATQAEAEEQLRVPPLTPQTCLLGSEENLALLTGKKAAAPRSDPVSPTVARSRDPEKDDCSKEEMAVATDAAALVDGKEPESTVNLAFVKNDSYEKGPDSVVVHVYVKEIRRDTSRVLFREQDFTLIFQTRDGNFLRLHPGCGPHTIFRWQVKLRNLIEPEQCTFCFTASRIDICLRKRQSQRWGGLEAPAARGAVGGAKVAVPTGPSPLDSAPPGGTPHPLTGQEEARAVEKEKPKARSEDTGLDGVATRTPVEHVAPKSEPHLASPKPTCMVPPMPHSPVSGDSVEEEEEEEKKVCLPGFTGLVNLGNTCFMNSVIQSLSNTRELRDFFHDRSFEAEINYNNPLGTGGRLAIGFAVLLRALWKGTHHAFQPSKLKAIVASKASQFTGYAQHDAQEFMAFLLDGLHEDLNRIQNKPYTETVDSDGRPDEVVAEEAWQRHKMRNDSFIVDLFQGQYKSKLVCPVCAKVSITFDPFLYLPVPLPQKQKVLPVFYFAREPHSKPIKFLVSVSKENSSASEVLDSLSQSVHVKPENLRLAEVIKNRFHRVFLPSHSLDTVSPSDTLLCFELLSPELAKERVVVLEVQQRPQVPSIPISKCAACQRKQQSEDEKLKRCTRCYRVGYCNQLCQKTHWPDHKGLCRPENIGYPFLVSVPASRLTYARLAQLLEGYARYSVSVFQPPFQPGRMALESQGPGCTTLLSTSSLEAGDSDRDPIQPPELQLVTPVAEGDTGASRAWASPDRGPVPSTSGISSEMVASGPVEVGALTVGERVSRPEAAVPGYQHPSEALSAHTPQFFIYRIDASNREQRLEDKGDVPLDLGDDCSLALVWRNNERLQEFVLVASKELECAEDPGSAGEAARAGHFTLDQCLNLFTRPEVLAPEEAWYCPQCKQHREASKQLLLWRLPNVLIVQLKRFSFRSFIWRDKINDLVEFPVRNLDLGKFCIGQKEEQLPSYDLYAVINHYGGMIGGHYTACARLPNDRSSQRSDVGWRLFDDSTVTTVDESQVVTRYAYVLFYRRRNSPVERPPRAGHSEHHPDLGPAAESAASQASRIWQELEAEEEPVPEGPAPLGPWGPQDWVGPPPRGPTTPDEGCLRYFVLGTVAALVALVLNVFYPLVSQSPWR
- the USP19 gene encoding ubiquitin carboxyl-terminal hydrolase 19 isoform X9, with protein sequence MSGGASATGPRRGPPGLEEATSKKKQKDRANQESKDGDPRRGSAFTPREEQTKEDLGLDWRQSADEVIVKLRVGTGPLRLEEVDAAFTDTDCVLRLPDGRQWGGVFYAEIESSCTKVQARKGGLLQLSLPKKVPLLTWPSLLKPLGTQELVPGLRCQENGQEPSPVALEPGPEPRRAKQEARNQKRAQGRGEVGAGAGPGAQAGPSAKRAVHLRRGPEGEGPRDGPGPRGDAPQFLAEPATQAEAEEQLRVPPLTPQTCLLGSEENLALLTGKKAAAPRSDPVSPTVARSRDPEKDDCSKEEMAVATDAAALVDGKEPESTVNLAFVKNDSYEKGPDSVVVHVYVKEIRRDTSRVLFREQDFTLIFQTRDGNFLRLHPGCGPHTIFRWQVKLRNLIEPEQCTFCFTASRIDICLRKRQSQRWGGLEAPAARGAVGGAKVAVPTGPSPLDSAPPGGTPHPLTGQEEARAVEKEKPKARSEDTGLDGVATRTPVEHVAPKSEPHLASPKPTCMVPPMPHSPVSGDSVEEEEEEEKKVCLPGFTGLVNLGNTCFMNSVIQSLSNTRELRDFFHDRSFEAEINYNNPLGTGGRLAIGFAVLLRALWKGTHHAFQPSKLKAIVASKASQFTGYAQHDAQEFMAFLLDGLHEDLNRIQNKPYTETVDSDGRPDEVVAEEAWQRHKMRNDSFIVDLFQGQYKSKLVCPVCAKVSITFDPFLYLPVPLPQKQKVLPVFYFAREPHSKPIKFLVSVSKENSSASEVLDSLSQSVHVKPENLRLAEVIKNRFHRVFLPSHSLDTVSPSDTLLCFELLSPELAKERVVVLEVQQRPQVPSIPISKCAACQRKQQSEDEKLKRCTRCYRVGYCNQLCQKTHWPDHKGLCRPENIGYPFLVSVPASRLTYARLAQLLEGYARYSVSVFQPPFQPGRMALESQGPGCTTLLSTSSLEAGDSDRDPIQPPELQLVTPVAEGDTGASRAWASPDRGPVPSTSGISSEMVASGPVEVGALTVGERVSRPEAAVPGYQHPSEALSAHTPQFFIYRIDASNREQRLEDKGDVPLDLGDDCSLALVWRNNERLQEFVLVASKELECAEDPGSAGEAARAGHFTLDQCLNLFTRPEVLAPEEAWYCPQCKQHREASKQLLLWRLPNVLIVQLKRFSFRSFIWRDKINDLVEFPVRNLDLGKFCIGQKEEQLPSYDLYAVINHYGGMIGGHYTACARLPNDRSSQRSDVGWRLFDDSTVTTVDESQVVTRYAYVLFYRRRNSPVERPPRAGHSEHHPDLGPAAESAASQGLGPGQAPEVAPTRTAPERFAPPVDRPAPTYSNMEEVD
- the USP19 gene encoding ubiquitin carboxyl-terminal hydrolase 19 isoform X4, with protein sequence MSGGASATGPRRGPPGLEEATSKKKQKDRANQESKDGDPRRGSAFTPREEQTKEDLGLDWRQSADEVIVKLRVGTGPLRLEEVDAAFTDTDCVLRLPDGRQWGGVFYAEIESSCTKVQARKGGLLQLSLPKKVPLLTWPSLLKKPLGTQELVPGLRCQENGQEPSPVALEPGPEPRRAKQEARNQKRAQGRGEVGAGAGPGAQAGPSAKRAVHLRRGPEGEGPRDGPGPRGDAPQFLAEPATQAEAEEQLRVPPLTPQTCLLGSEENLALLTGKKAAAPRSDPVSPTVARSRDPEKDDCSKEEMAVATDAAALVDGKEPESTVNLAFVKNDSYEKGPDSVVVHVYVKEIRRDTSRVLFREQDFTLIFQTRDGNFLRLHPGCGPHTIFRWQVKLRNLIEPEQCTFCFTASRIDICLRKRQSQRWGGLEAPAARVGGAKVAVPTGPSPLDSAPPGGTPHPLTGQEEARAVEKEKPKARSEDTGLDGVATRTPVEHVAPKSEPHLASPKPTCMVPPMPHSPVSGDSVEEEEEEEKKVCLPGFTGLVNLGNTCFMNSVIQSLSNTRELRDFFHDRSFEAEINYNNPLGTGGRLAIGFAVLLRALWKGTHHAFQPSKLKAIVASKASQFTGYAQHDAQEFMAFLLDGLHEDLNRIQNKPYTETVDSDGRPDEVVAEEAWQRHKMRNDSFIVDLFQGQYKSKLVCPVCAKVSITFDPFLYLPVPLPQKQKVLPVFYFAREPHSKPIKFLVSVSKENSSASEVLDSLSQSVHVKPENLRLAEVIKNRFHRVFLPSHSLDTVSPSDTLLCFELLSPELAKERVVVLEVQQRPQVPSIPISKCAACQRKQQSEDEKLKRCTRCYRVGYCNQLCQKTHWPDHKGLCRPENIGYPFLVSVPASRLTYARLAQLLEGYARYSVSVFQPPFQPGRMALESQGPGCTTLLSTSSLEAGDSDRDPIQPPELQLVTPVAEGDTGASRAWASPDRGPVPSTSGISSEMVASGPVEVGALTVGERVSRPEAAVPGYQHPSEALSAHTPQFFIYRIDASNREQRLEDKGDVPLDLGDDCSLALVWRNNERLQEFVLVASKELECAEDPGSAGEAARAGHFTLDQCLNLFTRPEVLAPEEAWYCPQCKQHREASKQLLLWRLPNVLIVQLKRFSFRSFIWRDKINDLVEFPVRNLDLGKFCIGQKEEQLPSYDLYAVINHYGGMIGGHYTACARLPNDRSSQRSDVGWRLFDDSTVTTVDESQVVTRYAYVLFYRRRNSPVERPPRAGHSEHHPDLGPAAESAASQASRIWQELEAEEEPVPEGPAPLGPWGPQDWVGPPPRGPTTPDEGCLRYFVLGTVAALVALVLNVFYPLVSQSPWR